In a genomic window of Helianthus annuus cultivar XRQ/B chromosome 10, HanXRQr2.0-SUNRISE, whole genome shotgun sequence:
- the LOC110883922 gene encoding desumoylating isopeptidase 1 produces the protein MAEEGYKVTLHAYDLSGGLARQLSMSFLGKAIEAIWHTGVVVYGTEYYFGNGIQQIPAGTAPYGTPLRVIDLGVTHVPKDMFEMYLQEISPRYTQETYSLMSHNCNNFSNEVAQFLVGASIPDHILNLPNEVMSSPMGALIMPMIQNLETTLRAGAVPQAPQFRPSSVISTPQVSKKVDTSSGSKANASATSGDAKSKTEDVVPPAVVPAGTSQEKPVVDPLGDARNKVQEEIGKEFAAIMASGTLRASEAAALATKKVMQKYGHMNAAQS, from the exons ATGGCTGAG GAGGGCTACAAGGTGACCTTGCATGCGTATGATTTAAGCGGAGGCCTTGCTCGCCAGCTCTCCATGTCCTTCCTGGGGAAGGCTATTGAAGCTATATG GCACACGGGTGTGGTGGTATACGGCACCGAATACTATTTCGGGAATGGTATCCAACAAATTCCAGCTGGAACAGCACCATACGGAACCCCACTCCGAGTGATTGATCTTGGTGTCACACATGTCCCAAAAGATATGTTTGAGATGTATTTACAGGAGATAAGCCCACGCTACACGCAAGAAACCTACAGTTTAATGTCTCACAACTGCAATAATTTTAGCAACGAGGTCGCACAGTTTTTGGTGGGTGCCTCCATACCTGATCACATCCTCAACCTCCCTAATGAAGTCATGAGCAGCCCAATGGGTGCCCTTATAA TGCCTATGATACAGAATCTGGAGACCACATTACGGGCAGGTGCGGTCCCACAAGCTCCACAGTTTAGGCCATCTTCGGTTATTTCAACTCCTCAAGTATCAAAGAAGGTTGACACGTCATCAGGAAGCAAGGCGAATGCTAGTGCGACCAGTGGTGATGCGAAGTCAAAAACCGAAGACGTGGTCCCACCTGCAGTTGTGCCAGCTGGAACATCACAAGAGAAACCGGTGGTTGATCCTCTTGGAGATGCAAGGAACAAAGTGCAAGAAGAGATTGGAAAAGAGTTTGCTGCCATTATGGCGAGTGGTACCCTTCGTGCCAGCGAGGCTGCAGCGCTGGCGACGAAGAAGGTGATGCAGAAATACGGACACATGAATGCTGCACAAAGCTGA